The following are encoded together in the Natrinema salifodinae genome:
- a CDS encoding CNNM domain-containing protein: MNALEIGGRLLAGIVLILLNAFFVAVEFGLTRARQYPESEFDTPGLRRAWEMTDDLEFYLTTCQVWISGTSIALGVVAEPGLAALIEPTIQNTALASVGAGSLLAFFIINVVHLTHGEQTPTYLGVERSKQVCRYGARPLYWFAATITPLIKFGDWVAKATLRLFGVEMTGSWTETEEEVIESRAELRNQLGSVLEEGDLSTERREEVLNALRIGEQSVREVMVPPDEIVALSTAVDSEENRRRMEERPQTRYPLVGEELTDFRGIVYTPVLVGRREALASGDLDLTELAAPPMTLAPDADVSDAIDQFQTENQELALVIENGEERRSPSSRTRPGDGDVVGLVTVTDLLEAVMGDIEDPLDRGEIDASGR, from the coding sequence ATGAACGCGCTCGAGATCGGCGGTCGGCTGCTGGCCGGGATCGTGCTCATCCTGCTGAACGCGTTTTTCGTCGCGGTCGAGTTCGGTTTGACTCGCGCCCGGCAGTATCCCGAGTCGGAATTCGATACTCCGGGACTCCGGCGCGCCTGGGAGATGACCGACGACCTCGAGTTCTACCTGACGACGTGTCAGGTCTGGATTTCCGGGACGAGCATCGCGCTGGGGGTCGTCGCCGAGCCTGGCCTGGCAGCGCTGATCGAACCGACGATACAGAACACGGCGCTGGCGTCGGTCGGCGCCGGCTCGCTGCTCGCGTTTTTCATTATCAACGTAGTCCACCTCACTCACGGCGAGCAGACGCCGACGTACCTCGGCGTCGAGCGCTCGAAGCAGGTGTGTCGGTACGGAGCGCGGCCGTTGTACTGGTTCGCGGCGACGATCACGCCACTGATCAAATTCGGCGACTGGGTGGCCAAGGCGACGCTCCGGCTGTTCGGCGTCGAGATGACCGGGTCGTGGACCGAGACCGAAGAGGAGGTTATCGAGTCCCGGGCCGAACTCCGCAACCAGCTCGGTTCGGTGCTCGAGGAGGGCGATCTCTCGACGGAACGCCGAGAAGAGGTGCTGAACGCCTTACGGATCGGAGAACAGTCGGTTCGTGAAGTGATGGTTCCGCCGGACGAGATCGTCGCGCTGTCCACGGCCGTCGATTCCGAGGAGAACCGTCGTCGAATGGAGGAGCGGCCGCAGACCCGCTATCCGTTGGTCGGCGAGGAGCTGACCGACTTCCGCGGGATCGTCTACACGCCGGTCCTCGTCGGCCGCCGTGAGGCCCTGGCATCCGGCGACCTCGATCTCACCGAACTGGCGGCGCCGCCGATGACCCTGGCGCCCGACGCGGACGTCAGCGACGCGATCGACCAGTTCCAGACGGAGAATCAAGAACTCGCGCTGGTGATAGAGAACGGCGAGGAACGGCGTTCCCCGAGCAGTCGGACGCGGCCTGGCGACGGCGACGTCGTCGGCCTGGTGACGGTGACCGACTTACTCGAGGCGGTGATGGGGGATATCGAGGACCCGCTCGATCGGGGAGAGATCGACGCGAGCGGTCGGTAA
- a CDS encoding PH domain-containing protein, with protein sequence MERLTPRIRVVWLALALVRAAILGGILVGGAIGLTRTNLWESAPDALVPAAAGLAAVLAVVRIFVAWRRYGVWRFDLRDADLYIERGVFTRIRTVVPYVRVQHVDSRRSPLERTLGLATVVIYTAGSRSSDVAIPGLTPARAEDLQDALRRLAIESAGEDAV encoded by the coding sequence ATGGAACGGCTCACGCCGCGAATCCGGGTCGTCTGGCTCGCGCTCGCACTCGTTCGGGCCGCGATCCTCGGCGGGATCCTCGTCGGCGGAGCGATCGGGCTCACGCGGACCAATCTCTGGGAATCCGCGCCGGACGCTCTGGTACCGGCCGCCGCGGGGCTCGCCGCCGTCCTCGCCGTCGTGCGCATCTTCGTCGCCTGGCGACGGTACGGCGTCTGGCGGTTCGACCTCCGGGACGCCGACCTGTACATCGAACGGGGCGTCTTCACTCGCATCAGGACGGTCGTCCCCTACGTCCGTGTCCAGCACGTCGACTCCCGGCGCTCGCCGCTCGAGCGGACCCTCGGGCTCGCGACGGTCGTGATCTACACGGCCGGGTCCCGGAGTTCGGACGTTGCGATCCCCGGCCTGACGCCCGCGCGCGCCGAGGATCTTCAGGATGCGCTGCGCCGGCTCGCGATCGAGAGCGCGGGTGAGGACGCGGTATGA
- a CDS encoding PH domain-containing protein, protein MSARTLHPASVAVRSLSRSLNTGFLFFVIGVVVSPGGNGIDLLSVVGLVAIGIVTGIVYEFAYYRRFRYDLTDDTFDVTSGVIARRDRELPLGRIQNVDIRQNVIGRLLGIAAVHIETAGGGETEVSLRYVAETEAQRLRRQLRRGASAEADAAEGPTREARDRNRATDAATAPAEADETLLFEIRPRELAILSLFTIDPGASLLGGIALSFASGFDPMTLFSDRVGVLPGAETGLVALAWAVVGFLLAAWFLSATLTFTRYYDFRLTRVGDELYYERGLLQRYSGTIPLEKVQTLTISESVPFRWFGYAALSVETAGYAPGQDGRSTESAIPLADADRVAALARAIEPFGSTDLESPPRRARERYAVRYLLVVAAVVGLAYLVARYTTVVRDWYVVAALAALVPIAAHLKWTNRGYRVGDRYFLTRTGFWRRTTKVVPHYRVQAVLHQATIFQRRRRLASVTADTASSATFLGRAATAHDIDADRGLELQALIEERLQDRLRAHERQRTVGRWFRDAAESTRESDGDGDEN, encoded by the coding sequence ATGAGCGCGCGGACGCTGCACCCGGCCTCGGTCGCCGTCCGATCGCTCTCTCGCAGCCTCAACACCGGGTTCCTGTTCTTCGTCATCGGCGTCGTCGTCTCGCCTGGCGGCAACGGGATCGATCTGCTGTCGGTCGTCGGGCTCGTCGCGATCGGGATCGTCACCGGAATCGTCTACGAGTTCGCGTACTACCGGCGGTTCAGGTACGACCTCACCGACGACACGTTCGACGTCACCTCCGGCGTCATCGCGCGTCGGGATCGCGAACTTCCCCTTGGACGGATCCAGAACGTCGATATCCGACAGAACGTGATCGGCCGACTGCTCGGCATCGCGGCCGTCCACATCGAAACCGCGGGCGGCGGCGAGACCGAAGTCAGCCTCCGGTACGTCGCCGAAACGGAGGCCCAGCGACTCAGGCGACAACTCCGCCGCGGGGCGAGCGCAGAGGCGGACGCAGCCGAGGGACCCACTCGCGAGGCCCGAGACCGGAATCGAGCCACCGACGCCGCGACGGCCCCCGCGGAAGCGGACGAAACGCTCCTGTTCGAGATCCGCCCCCGCGAACTCGCGATCCTGAGCCTCTTTACGATCGATCCCGGGGCCAGCCTCCTCGGCGGGATCGCGCTCTCCTTCGCCAGCGGGTTCGACCCGATGACCCTGTTCTCCGACCGCGTCGGCGTGTTGCCAGGCGCGGAAACCGGCCTGGTCGCGCTCGCGTGGGCCGTCGTGGGCTTCCTGTTGGCCGCCTGGTTCCTGAGCGCGACCCTCACGTTCACCCGTTACTACGACTTCCGGCTCACCCGTGTCGGCGACGAACTCTACTACGAGCGGGGGCTGCTCCAGCGCTACAGCGGGACGATCCCGCTCGAGAAGGTCCAGACGCTGACGATTTCGGAATCGGTCCCGTTCCGGTGGTTCGGCTACGCCGCCCTGAGCGTCGAGACGGCCGGGTACGCGCCCGGTCAGGACGGTCGGAGCACGGAGTCCGCGATTCCGCTCGCCGACGCCGACCGGGTGGCCGCGCTCGCCCGCGCGATCGAACCCTTCGGCTCGACTGACCTCGAGTCGCCGCCGCGGCGCGCTCGCGAGCGCTACGCCGTTCGCTACCTCCTCGTCGTCGCGGCAGTCGTCGGCCTCGCGTACCTGGTCGCGCGGTACACGACCGTCGTCCGGGACTGGTACGTCGTCGCCGCGCTCGCCGCTCTCGTCCCGATCGCCGCCCATCTGAAATGGACGAACCGCGGCTACCGCGTCGGCGACCGTTACTTCCTCACGCGCACGGGGTTCTGGCGGCGCACGACGAAGGTCGTCCCCCACTACCGGGTCCAGGCCGTGCTCCACCAGGCGACGATCTTCCAGCGCCGGCGGCGACTCGCGAGTGTAACGGCCGACACCGCCAGTTCCGCTACCTTCCTCGGCCGGGCCGCGACGGCCCACGATATCGACGCCGATCGCGGGCTCGAGCTGCAGGCGCTCATTGAGGAGCGGTTACAGGACCGACTCCGAGCACACGAGCGCCAGCGGACGGTTGGCCGGTGGTTCCGCGATGCGGCCGAGTCGACGAGGGAATCCGACGGGGACGGCGACGAGAACTGA
- a CDS encoding HVO_2901 family zinc finger protein encodes MHTCRNCNQSFQTELALELHRDTCKKGQLFCQVCGERFREGEATQDGWHYECPNEDCDGDGLKDDLYRVEDVRATTH; translated from the coding sequence ATGCACACCTGTCGTAACTGTAACCAGTCGTTCCAGACCGAACTCGCCCTCGAGTTACACCGAGACACGTGCAAAAAGGGACAGCTCTTCTGTCAAGTATGCGGAGAGCGATTCCGAGAGGGCGAAGCGACCCAGGACGGCTGGCACTACGAGTGCCCGAACGAGGACTGTGACGGGGACGGCCTCAAAGACGATCTCTATCGCGTCGAAGACGTCCGCGCCACGACCCACTGA